Proteins from a single region of Streptomyces spectabilis:
- a CDS encoding ABC transporter substrate-binding protein, producing the protein MDTRDQHGRTSTGRHSAPPARTRLLVAGGALAALGLTAGLATPLNPAPQQARAGDDGKKTLTVAVAQSVDSLSPFLAQRLLSTSIHRLTYEYLTNYDPKDNHTVPGFATKWEPSADKLTWTYTIRSDSKWSDGKKATAEDAAWTFNKIMSKEGTATANSNFVTNFKKVTAPSPTRLVIELKKPQSTMAALDVPIVPKHVWEKVDDLSEFNNDKDFPVVGNGPFVLSDFKVDQFVKLKANKDFWRGAPKFDELVFKTYKDQDAAVAALKKGEVSFVAGQPALTPAQANGLKGESDVKVNNGPGRRFFAIATNPGARTLDGKKFGDGHPALLDKRVRQALFLSVDRKTIVDKVFQGNAVEGAGYIPPRFSDYAWQPSRKQRLAYDPKRAAALLDEAGYKKNSDGKRVGKDGKALDFRILCHATDPNDKAVGKYLKEWWGDLGIGLKVNCLDDVSVPWYAGEYDLAFDGWSVNPDPDFVLGIHTCAALPEKAKESAATDNFICDKKFDELYDKQLAEYDPAKRAAIVKQMQSWLYDSGYMNVMAYPNAVEAYRTDQIKSITTMPEAAGNIYGQDGYWSWWSATPASGSGGSDGGGSTGVIIGIAVAAAVVVGGGALIALRRRSTAEDRE; encoded by the coding sequence ATGGACACACGAGATCAGCACGGCAGAACCAGTACAGGGCGCCACTCGGCACCCCCCGCACGGACCCGGCTCCTCGTCGCGGGCGGCGCCCTCGCCGCCCTCGGCCTCACCGCCGGGCTCGCGACGCCGCTCAACCCGGCCCCGCAGCAGGCCCGGGCCGGGGACGACGGCAAGAAGACCCTCACCGTCGCGGTCGCGCAGAGCGTGGACTCGCTCAGCCCCTTCCTGGCCCAGCGGCTGCTCAGCACCAGCATCCACCGGCTGACGTACGAGTACCTCACGAACTACGACCCGAAGGACAACCACACCGTCCCCGGGTTCGCCACCAAGTGGGAGCCGTCGGCGGACAAGCTCACCTGGACGTACACCATCCGGTCCGACTCGAAGTGGTCGGACGGGAAGAAGGCCACCGCCGAGGACGCCGCCTGGACCTTCAACAAGATCATGTCCAAGGAGGGCACCGCCACCGCCAACTCGAACTTCGTCACCAACTTCAAGAAGGTGACGGCGCCCTCGCCCACCCGGCTCGTCATCGAGCTGAAGAAGCCGCAGTCGACCATGGCGGCCCTTGACGTCCCCATCGTGCCCAAGCACGTCTGGGAGAAGGTCGACGACCTCTCCGAGTTCAACAACGACAAGGACTTCCCCGTCGTCGGGAACGGCCCCTTCGTCCTCAGCGACTTCAAGGTCGACCAGTTCGTGAAGCTGAAGGCCAACAAGGACTTCTGGCGCGGCGCGCCGAAATTCGACGAGCTGGTCTTCAAGACGTACAAGGACCAGGACGCGGCCGTCGCCGCGCTCAAGAAGGGCGAGGTGTCCTTCGTCGCCGGGCAGCCCGCGCTCACGCCCGCGCAGGCCAACGGGCTCAAGGGCGAGTCCGACGTCAAGGTGAACAACGGCCCCGGACGGCGCTTCTTCGCCATCGCCACGAACCCGGGGGCGCGGACCCTGGACGGGAAGAAGTTCGGCGACGGCCATCCCGCGCTGCTCGACAAGCGGGTCCGGCAGGCCCTCTTCCTGTCCGTCGACCGCAAGACGATCGTCGACAAGGTCTTCCAGGGCAACGCCGTCGAAGGCGCCGGATACATTCCGCCGCGGTTCTCCGACTACGCCTGGCAGCCGTCCCGGAAGCAGCGGCTCGCGTACGACCCGAAGCGGGCCGCGGCCCTCCTCGACGAGGCCGGGTACAAGAAGAACAGCGACGGCAAGCGCGTCGGCAAGGACGGCAAGGCCCTCGACTTCCGCATCCTGTGCCACGCCACCGACCCCAACGACAAGGCCGTCGGGAAGTACCTCAAGGAGTGGTGGGGCGACCTCGGCATCGGGCTCAAGGTGAACTGCCTCGACGACGTCTCCGTGCCCTGGTACGCCGGTGAGTACGACCTCGCCTTCGACGGCTGGTCGGTGAATCCGGACCCGGACTTCGTCCTCGGCATCCACACCTGCGCCGCGCTCCCGGAGAAGGCGAAGGAGAGCGCCGCCACGGACAACTTCATCTGCGACAAGAAGTTCGACGAGCTGTACGACAAGCAGCTCGCCGAGTACGACCCGGCCAAGCGCGCGGCGATCGTCAAGCAGATGCAGTCCTGGCTGTACGACTCGGGCTACATGAACGTGATGGCGTACCCGAACGCCGTCGAGGCCTACCGCACGGACCAGATCAAGTCCATCACCACCATGCCGGAGGCCGCGGGCAACATTTACGGCCAGGACGGCTATTGGAGTTGGTGGTCGGCGACCCCGGCGAGTGGGAGCGGCGGTTCCGATGGCGGCGGCTCCACCGGTGTCATCATCGGTATCGCCGTCGCCGCGGCGGTGGTCGTGGGCGGCGGAGCACTGATCGCCCTGCGCCGACGCTCGACCGCAGAGGACCGCGAGTAA